A single region of the Halorussus gelatinilyticus genome encodes:
- the mutS gene encoding DNA mismatch repair protein MutS: protein MDAALGAPEKMAENEDELTPMMSQYFELCREYDDSLVLFQVGDFYETFCEAAEKTARLLEIALTQREDSTGTYPMAGIPIDNAESYIETLLDAGYRVAVADQVQDPEETTTVVDRAVTRIVTPGTLTEDELLDTDDNNFVACLTEDYERYGLALLDVSTGDFYATSARRTGAIADEVSRFAPAEAIVEPGAADETATECFDADCLVSPYDAAAFESEAARERVESYFGSPDALLAADAEIRACGALLAYAEYTRGGAEGDETESGGERGSLDYLNHLTRYEPREYMLLDRVAVSSLELFERRTVHGDADVTLLGVLDETSCALGSRTLKDWLRRPLLESDRIEARLDAVEEWTHDVRTREEARDLLREVYDIERLIARISRGRANARDLRSLKATLDVVPELKTAIADFESERLVELRDQLDELADVRDLIARAIREDPAREITEGDVIERGYDDELDELRETEREGKAWIDDLEATERERTGIDSLKVGHNSVHGYYIEVTNPNLDSVPDDYERRQTLKNSERFYTPELKEREDEILRAENRADDLEHELFRDVRSTVAAESERVQAVADALAQLDVLAALGEVAATRDYARPDIGGDGIHVEGGRHPVVERTQDSFVPNDAHLDSDDTFAVVTGPNMSGKSTYMRQVALITVLAQTGSFVPAASARIAPVDRIFTRVGASDDIAGGRSTFMVEMTELAAILESATDESLVLLDEVGRGTSTTDGLAIARAVTEHVHDEVGALTLFATHHHELTETADDLPRAFNLHFAAEGTDDEVVFDHEVRRGAATASYGVQVAREAGVPDEVVGRARELLAEAESADVEVDADIDDGASDPPEPAPKAIADGAADELAERLREVDVATMTPLEAMNELAELKRDVE, encoded by the coding sequence ATGGACGCGGCGCTGGGGGCACCCGAGAAGATGGCCGAAAACGAGGACGAGTTGACGCCGATGATGAGTCAGTACTTCGAACTCTGCCGGGAGTACGACGACTCGCTCGTGCTGTTTCAGGTCGGGGACTTCTACGAGACGTTCTGCGAGGCCGCCGAGAAGACCGCCCGACTGCTCGAAATCGCGCTGACCCAGCGCGAGGACTCGACGGGCACCTACCCGATGGCGGGCATCCCCATCGACAACGCCGAGTCGTACATCGAGACCCTGCTCGACGCGGGCTACCGGGTCGCGGTCGCCGACCAGGTACAGGACCCCGAGGAGACCACGACCGTCGTGGACCGTGCCGTGACCCGCATCGTCACGCCGGGCACCCTGACGGAAGACGAACTGCTCGACACCGACGACAACAACTTCGTCGCCTGCCTGACCGAAGACTACGAGCGGTACGGACTCGCCCTGCTGGACGTCTCGACCGGCGACTTCTACGCGACCAGCGCCCGCCGAACCGGGGCCATCGCCGACGAGGTGAGTCGGTTCGCGCCCGCCGAGGCCATCGTGGAACCCGGTGCGGCCGACGAGACGGCGACCGAGTGCTTCGACGCGGACTGCCTGGTCTCGCCCTACGACGCGGCGGCCTTCGAGTCGGAGGCGGCCCGCGAGCGCGTCGAGTCGTACTTCGGGTCGCCGGACGCGCTGCTGGCCGCCGACGCCGAAATCCGGGCTTGCGGTGCCCTGCTGGCCTACGCCGAGTACACCCGCGGTGGCGCGGAGGGAGACGAGACCGAATCGGGAGGTGAACGCGGCAGTCTGGACTACCTCAACCACCTGACGCGCTACGAACCCCGCGAGTACATGCTGTTGGACCGGGTGGCCGTCTCTAGCCTCGAACTGTTCGAGCGCCGGACGGTCCACGGCGACGCCGACGTGACCCTGCTCGGCGTGCTGGACGAGACGTCGTGCGCGCTCGGCAGTCGGACGCTGAAAGACTGGCTCCGGCGGCCCCTGCTCGAATCCGACCGCATCGAGGCGCGCCTCGACGCGGTCGAGGAGTGGACTCACGACGTGCGGACCCGCGAGGAAGCGCGGGACCTGCTCCGGGAGGTGTACGACATCGAGCGCCTCATCGCCCGCATCTCGCGGGGGCGAGCCAACGCCCGCGACCTGCGGTCGCTGAAGGCGACCCTCGACGTGGTGCCCGAGTTGAAGACCGCGATTGCCGACTTCGAGTCGGAGAGACTGGTCGAACTCCGCGACCAACTGGACGAACTCGCGGACGTGCGGGACCTGATAGCTCGTGCGATTCGGGAGGACCCGGCCAGAGAGATCACCGAGGGCGACGTCATCGAGCGAGGCTACGACGACGAACTCGACGAGTTGCGCGAGACCGAACGCGAGGGGAAGGCGTGGATAGACGACCTCGAAGCGACGGAGCGCGAGCGCACCGGCATCGACTCGCTCAAAGTCGGGCACAACTCGGTCCACGGCTACTACATCGAGGTGACGAACCCGAACCTCGACTCGGTGCCCGACGACTACGAGCGCAGACAGACCCTGAAGAACTCCGAGCGGTTCTACACGCCGGAACTCAAGGAGCGCGAGGACGAGATTCTGCGCGCCGAGAACCGGGCCGACGACCTCGAACACGAACTGTTCCGCGACGTGCGCTCGACGGTCGCCGCCGAATCGGAGCGCGTGCAGGCGGTCGCCGACGCGCTGGCCCAACTCGACGTGCTGGCCGCCCTCGGCGAAGTCGCGGCGACGCGGGACTACGCCCGACCCGACATCGGCGGCGACGGCATCCACGTCGAAGGCGGTCGCCACCCCGTCGTCGAGCGGACCCAAGATTCGTTCGTGCCCAACGACGCGCACCTCGACTCCGACGATACGTTCGCGGTCGTCACCGGTCCGAACATGTCGGGGAAATCGACGTACATGCGGCAGGTCGCGCTGATAACCGTCCTCGCCCAGACCGGGAGCTTCGTCCCGGCCGCGAGCGCCCGCATCGCGCCGGTGGACCGCATCTTCACGCGAGTCGGCGCGAGCGACGACATCGCCGGGGGTCGCTCGACGTTCATGGTCGAGATGACCGAACTCGCCGCGATTTTAGAGAGCGCGACAGACGAGTCGCTGGTCCTGCTGGACGAGGTGGGCCGGGGAACCAGCACGACCGACGGACTCGCCATCGCCCGCGCCGTGACCGAACACGTCCACGACGAGGTGGGCGCGCTCACTCTCTTCGCGACCCACCACCACGAACTCACCGAGACCGCGGACGACCTCCCGCGGGCGTTCAACCTCCACTTCGCGGCGGAGGGAACCGACGACGAGGTGGTCTTCGACCACGAGGTGCGCCGTGGCGCGGCCACCGCCTCCTACGGCGTGCAGGTGGCCCGCGAGGCCGGGGTGCCCGACGAGGTGGTCGGGAGAGCGCGCGAACTCTTGGCCGAGGCGGAGTCGGCGGACGTGGAAGTCGATGCGGATATTGACGACGGCGCGAGCGACCCCCCCGAGCCAGCACCGAAGGCAATCGCCGACGGCGCGGCCGACGAACTCGCCGAGCGACTCCGCGAGGTGGACGTGGCGACGATGACGCCGCTTGAGGCGATGAACGAACTCGCCGAGCTGAAGCGCGACGTGGAGTAG
- a CDS encoding DUF6735 family protein — MGHRALLAYRRDNSTLTGDSTGEDDDTGRLPDDAAEAGDDTPTYDLHRSHWGGADFALLDRIRPDAPYATDTQFAVDPEPIATGLTLAEIAADHLNFLHHEAFYRVAADYETTAFHPVWFGLDIDSETVERSATVGHGALVEAVPEEANYFRGWVRGTKAVVGEMVDREALSREAARDYLVERVRSWADDRVVVVPS, encoded by the coding sequence ATGGGACACCGCGCACTTCTCGCCTATCGACGCGACAACTCGACTCTGACCGGCGATTCGACCGGCGAAGACGACGACACCGGTCGCCTGCCGGACGACGCCGCGGAAGCCGGCGACGACACCCCGACCTACGACCTGCATCGCTCCCACTGGGGCGGCGCGGACTTCGCGCTCCTCGACCGCATCCGCCCCGACGCGCCGTACGCGACCGACACGCAGTTCGCCGTGGACCCCGAACCGATAGCGACCGGTCTCACGCTCGCCGAAATCGCCGCGGACCACCTGAACTTCCTCCACCACGAAGCGTTCTATCGAGTCGCCGCGGACTACGAGACCACCGCGTTCCACCCGGTCTGGTTCGGTCTCGACATCGACAGCGAGACCGTCGAACGGAGCGCGACGGTCGGCCACGGCGCGCTGGTCGAGGCGGTCCCCGAGGAGGCGAACTACTTCCGGGGTTGGGTCCGAGGCACGAAAGCCGTCGTCGGCGAGATGGTGGACCGCGAGGCCCTCTCCCGCGAGGCGGCCCGCGACTACCTCGTCGAGCGCGTCCGGTCGTGGGCCGACGACCGGGTGGTCGTCGTGCCGTCGTGA
- the nucS gene encoding endonuclease NucS encodes MTLADGDSAADALVRPDPETARDRIAAAIERDEMLTVFGRCTVEYEGRAASHLGPGDRLVVLKPDGTALVHTDEGQKPVNWQPPGCSHEVRLADGAVRIESRRTGPDEELTVAFERIEQVSTFDVTDRRDLSLQGTEEDLRQRILETPDLVEEGFTPLATERETPAGAVDVYGRDRDGRTVVVELKRKRVGPDAVGQLDRYVEALERDLHANAEIRGILISPSVTERARNLLAEKGLEFVSVGPPE; translated from the coding sequence GTGACACTCGCAGACGGCGACTCCGCGGCCGACGCGCTCGTCCGACCCGACCCCGAGACCGCACGCGACCGCATCGCCGCCGCCATCGAACGCGACGAGATGCTGACGGTCTTCGGGCGCTGTACGGTCGAGTACGAGGGCCGGGCCGCCAGCCACCTCGGGCCGGGCGACCGATTGGTCGTCCTCAAGCCCGACGGGACCGCGCTGGTCCACACCGACGAGGGCCAGAAGCCGGTCAACTGGCAACCGCCCGGCTGTTCCCACGAGGTCCGCCTCGCCGACGGCGCGGTCCGCATCGAGAGCCGCCGGACCGGTCCCGACGAGGAGCTGACGGTCGCCTTCGAGCGAATCGAGCAGGTCTCGACCTTCGACGTGACCGACCGGCGCGACCTCTCGCTACAGGGGACCGAGGAGGACCTCCGCCAGCGGATTCTGGAGACCCCCGACCTCGTCGAAGAGGGGTTCACGCCGCTCGCCACCGAGCGCGAGACGCCCGCCGGCGCGGTGGACGTCTACGGCAGGGACCGCGACGGTCGCACCGTCGTCGTGGAACTCAAGCGCAAGCGGGTCGGCCCGGACGCGGTGGGGCAGTTGGATCGCTACGTCGAGGCGCTGGAGCGGGACCTGCACGCGAACGCCGAGATTCGCGGAATCTTGATCTCGCCGTCGGTGACCGAACGGGCGCGGAACCTCCTCGCGGAGAAGGGCTTGGAGTTCGTGTCGGTCGGGCCGCCGGAATGA